In Parachlamydiales bacterium, a single window of DNA contains:
- a CDS encoding class I SAM-dependent methyltransferase encodes MNRNSIFLIFVGCLLVFGVFALRSGKWDSYYKNKLYQTPQELVKKAASTFQEPGIALDLGCGVGNETAFLLQQGWIVYAVDAEAKAINTLKARHDLTSLNRLITLKTKFDGDLDWEALPSFDLICVCKALPYCEKAKLLDVVKNIHTKIQPGGKFAGHLFGVNCHGYSADETQEMSFLSREEAVLLFKDFDVESFQEVEEEDTSGTGKSIHTHVYEIIARKRLTSTAQ; translated from the coding sequence ATGAATAGAAATAGTATCTTTTTAATTTTCGTAGGATGCCTTCTAGTATTTGGTGTTTTTGCCTTAAGAAGTGGAAAGTGGGACTCTTACTACAAAAACAAGCTATACCAGACCCCGCAGGAATTGGTTAAAAAGGCTGCCAGTACCTTCCAAGAGCCTGGTATTGCTTTGGATTTAGGCTGCGGAGTAGGCAATGAAACAGCCTTTCTACTTCAACAGGGCTGGATAGTCTATGCTGTCGATGCAGAAGCCAAGGCTATCAATACACTAAAAGCACGCCACGATCTTACTTCCTTGAATAGGCTTATCACTCTGAAGACAAAGTTTGATGGAGACCTAGATTGGGAAGCGCTGCCATCGTTTGATTTAATCTGTGTATGCAAGGCCCTCCCCTATTGTGAAAAAGCAAAACTATTGGATGTTGTGAAGAATATCCACACTAAAATTCAACCCGGCGGCAAATTTGCAGGGCATTTATTTGGAGTGAATTGTCATGGTTACAGTGCGGATGAAACACAGGAAATGTCATTTTTAAGCCGTGAAGAAGCAGTTCTGCTATTTAAAGATTTTGATGTTGAATCTTTCCAAGAAGTGGAGGAAGAGGACACGAGCGGAACAGGTAAATCGATACATACGCATGTCTACGAGATTATCGCTAGAAAACGCCTTACCTCCACAGCTCAATAA
- a CDS encoding low affinity iron permease family protein, translated as MWQKFSAEISKFLTWSSRMAGNPLTFIIALTILGTWFIIGLMIGIDVTWLLVIDTIATINATLMVFIIQSTQIRENKALHLKIDELIRVTEKAESELIAIEEKEEAELIKIKKRLFMPEH; from the coding sequence ATGTGGCAAAAATTCAGTGCAGAAATTTCCAAGTTCCTTACCTGGTCTTCACGAATGGCAGGCAATCCCCTTACCTTTATCATTGCTCTAACTATTCTAGGAACATGGTTTATTATAGGACTGATGATTGGTATTGATGTTACATGGCTATTGGTTATAGATACGATCGCTACTATCAATGCCACACTGATGGTGTTTATCATTCAAAGTACGCAAATTAGAGAAAATAAGGCACTGCATTTGAAAATTGATGAACTCATTCGAGTGACTGAAAAAGCAGAATCAGAACTCATTGCTATCGAAGAAAAAGAAGAGGCAGAGTTAATAAAGATCAAGAAAAGACTATTTATGCCTGAGCATTAA
- a CDS encoding antibiotic biosynthesis monooxygenase, translated as MSDPSAQSSLTTMLALLPGHYSAFSDWQAKLRSRISAAPGFVSLEIFAPSSQNQTEWVLKQRFNTQSNLMQWRHSPVFSSLMQELKSSKLIENFKETTEDKGANIPSSVTEVYVTLVHKDKVASYQEWLGKVHQIESKFPGFQKVYVQAPENQESGSWITLLQFDNSENLERWLNSKERSALIEESKKFITSHESRRLYYSFDGWFTDGLAKIPPKWKQGMLVLLVLFPTVMMQYKYLAPHLTALNPALSTFLGNVAVVTLLTWPLMPFAIFSLKWWLIPKRSLLHDLLGAGFVLLLYALEIFLLWTFRS; from the coding sequence ATGTCAGATCCTAGCGCGCAATCTTCCCTCACCACAATGCTCGCTCTATTACCTGGACATTATAGCGCCTTTTCTGACTGGCAAGCTAAGCTACGTTCTCGCATTTCAGCCGCCCCTGGATTTGTCAGCTTGGAAATCTTTGCGCCATCATCTCAGAATCAAACCGAATGGGTACTCAAACAGCGTTTCAACACTCAATCAAATTTAATGCAATGGCGCCATTCACCTGTATTTAGTTCACTGATGCAAGAGCTGAAATCCTCAAAGCTGATTGAAAATTTTAAAGAGACGACAGAGGATAAAGGAGCTAATATTCCTAGCAGTGTAACAGAAGTGTATGTAACTCTAGTACATAAAGATAAGGTGGCCTCATATCAGGAGTGGCTGGGGAAGGTACACCAAATTGAATCCAAATTCCCGGGATTTCAAAAGGTCTATGTTCAAGCTCCAGAAAATCAAGAAAGCGGTAGTTGGATCACACTATTACAATTTGATAACTCCGAAAATCTTGAACGCTGGCTGAACTCTAAAGAACGTAGTGCCCTTATCGAAGAATCGAAAAAATTTATCACATCCCACGAAAGCCGTCGCCTCTATTATTCTTTTGATGGCTGGTTCACTGACGGCTTAGCAAAAATCCCTCCGAAGTGGAAGCAAGGTATGCTTGTCTTGCTTGTGTTATTCCCCACCGTAATGATGCAATATAAATATTTAGCTCCTCATTTAACGGCATTAAATCCTGCGTTGAGCACTTTCCTTGGAAATGTAGCCGTGGTGACTTTATTGACTTGGCCTCTCATGCCTTTTGCCATCTTTAGTTTGAAATGGTGGCTGATTCCAAAGAGAAGCTTACTGCATGATCTACTCGGGGCGGGCTTTGTTTTATTATTGTACGCACTAGAAATCTTCTTACTGTGGACTTTTCGATCCTAA
- a CDS encoding phosphatidylglycerol lysyltransferase domain-containing protein: MNVINEEEKELFIRYGSTASEAMLDFPCQLFRIPHCIGIIAYRVENNCAIVFGEPVCPPEELSQLTEAFHKYCQASNLNVIYIVVSEKFAKWAASHHCNIMIEACSELIFDPNIDPCIENNRVRYRMKKAMQQGLTVHEYIPFDPVIENALKEIGTKWQHAKKDPQIYIGHFNFFENYAGKRWFYVKEGENITSMIMLSRIEASNGWLLKFLITSPHAYKYTSEFLMTSVLKTLKEENCSFLTKGMVPADALGQVSGLGTFSGWLARGIYNTIFWTFQFAKRKEYWQKYHPKEIPAFLLFSNPSIGLNEIRALRKVFKTNSCETP; this comes from the coding sequence ATGAACGTGATTAATGAGGAAGAGAAAGAATTATTTATCCGCTATGGATCCACTGCATCCGAGGCGATGCTGGACTTTCCTTGCCAGCTATTTCGCATACCCCATTGCATAGGTATCATTGCTTACCGTGTTGAAAATAATTGCGCCATTGTTTTTGGAGAACCTGTCTGCCCTCCGGAAGAATTATCACAGTTGACAGAAGCATTTCATAAGTACTGTCAAGCTTCCAATTTAAATGTCATCTACATCGTCGTATCGGAAAAATTTGCTAAATGGGCAGCTAGCCACCATTGCAATATCATGATAGAGGCGTGTTCAGAATTGATTTTTGATCCTAACATCGATCCTTGTATCGAAAATAATCGAGTGCGCTATCGCATGAAAAAAGCTATGCAGCAAGGTCTGACAGTGCATGAATATATCCCCTTTGATCCTGTTATTGAGAATGCGCTGAAAGAGATCGGTACAAAGTGGCAGCATGCAAAGAAAGATCCTCAAATTTACATCGGGCATTTTAATTTCTTTGAGAATTATGCAGGGAAACGTTGGTTCTATGTCAAGGAAGGGGAAAATATCACTTCTATGATCATGCTAAGCAGGATAGAAGCTTCTAACGGTTGGCTGCTCAAATTCCTGATCACTTCTCCGCATGCTTATAAATACACTTCGGAATTTTTAATGACATCCGTTCTAAAAACTTTAAAAGAAGAAAACTGTTCATTTCTAACTAAAGGCATGGTCCCGGCAGATGCTTTAGGTCAGGTAAGTGGGCTAGGAACATTTTCAGGTTGGCTGGCTCGAGGTATTTACAATACAATATTTTGGACTTTTCAATTTGCGAAGAGAAAAGAATATTGGCAAAAGTACCATCCTAAAGAAATCCCCGCCTTTCTTCTCTTCTCAAACCCTTCCATAGGCCTCAATGAAATAAGAGCTCTCAGGAAAGTATTCAAAACTAATTCTTGTGAAACTCCTTAG
- a CDS encoding GNAT family protein yields the protein MDQALLEKRKSLPEKPQSTRLIGQHVRLEPLVIARDTQRLFEVSNGKPFQLGEHSVPAYDCDELIWRYMFDGPYDNVQDLAISLQKQIDASNGLCLCVFDNATGQQIGVTNLMNNVPSHLKIELGGIWYCPAAQGTFANAEATYLMLKHCFELGYRRIEWKCHSHNQRSRKAALRLGFQFEGVQESHMIVKNSSRDTAWYRILKHEWPIVKHDLERYLYFDK from the coding sequence ATGGACCAAGCGTTGTTGGAAAAAAGAAAATCCTTACCTGAGAAACCACAATCTACTCGTCTTATAGGCCAGCATGTAAGACTTGAGCCTTTGGTTATTGCAAGAGATACCCAAAGACTTTTCGAAGTGTCTAATGGGAAGCCCTTTCAATTGGGTGAACATTCTGTTCCTGCATATGATTGTGATGAGCTTATCTGGCGTTACATGTTTGATGGGCCCTACGATAATGTCCAGGATCTAGCGATAAGTTTACAAAAACAAATCGATGCTTCCAACGGACTATGTCTGTGTGTTTTTGATAATGCCACCGGACAGCAAATCGGGGTGACTAACTTAATGAATAATGTCCCATCGCATTTAAAAATAGAGTTAGGCGGTATTTGGTATTGTCCTGCGGCCCAAGGAACATTTGCAAATGCTGAAGCGACGTATTTAATGCTTAAGCACTGCTTTGAGCTGGGATATCGCCGCATAGAATGGAAATGCCACTCACATAACCAACGATCACGCAAGGCGGCGTTACGCCTTGGCTTCCAGTTTGAGGGGGTTCAGGAAAGCCACATGATCGTCAAAAACAGCAGCCGCGATACGGCTTGGTACCGTATTCTTAAACATGAGTGGCCTATTGTTAAGCATGACCTTGAACGCTATCTTTATTTTGACAAGTGA
- a CDS encoding TorF family putative porin, protein MDAKASDARDCKIESTDEGAISEEKFPYKITGIVTFLSDYRSRGISQTFLRPAVQGEIKFTHENGFYFKIWASNVDGTSNFITNTSTEWNLFVGMEQSFWKPELKYDVGFIVYYYPGGKAFVRQNIRYNTVEYFAGFSYKGFNMKLYQTITDYYGVNSTNPPFDWQEFRFTGANGNSLWSPYIEANYEWTPCPKWTAGVHVGYQAITHYTELNYLDWQVSLNYEFDWFDVALYYISTNARHAFYDVPDAAFKPSIKKLGSPGIVGAIYREF, encoded by the coding sequence TTGGACGCAAAAGCTTCCGATGCTCGGGACTGCAAGATAGAAAGTACGGATGAGGGGGCTATTTCGGAAGAAAAATTCCCTTACAAAATTACCGGTATCGTGACATTCCTCTCAGACTATCGCAGTAGGGGGATCTCCCAAACATTTCTCCGTCCTGCTGTTCAAGGGGAGATAAAGTTCACTCATGAGAACGGCTTCTATTTTAAGATCTGGGCATCCAATGTGGACGGGACGTCTAACTTCATTACCAATACAAGTACCGAATGGAATCTTTTTGTCGGAATGGAACAATCTTTTTGGAAACCTGAACTTAAATATGATGTAGGTTTTATTGTTTACTATTACCCGGGCGGAAAAGCATTTGTGCGGCAGAATATCCGCTACAATACGGTAGAATATTTCGCTGGATTTAGCTACAAAGGCTTTAATATGAAGCTGTATCAAACGATCACAGATTATTATGGAGTGAATTCGACTAATCCTCCTTTTGACTGGCAAGAATTCAGATTTACCGGAGCAAATGGCAACTCTTTATGGTCACCCTATATAGAAGCAAATTATGAATGGACTCCTTGTCCAAAATGGACTGCTGGAGTACATGTAGGCTATCAAGCCATCACCCACTATACAGAACTCAACTACCTGGACTGGCAAGTTTCTCTCAATTATGAGTTTGATTGGTTTGACGTAGCACTCTACTATATTTCTACAAATGCACGACATGCTTTCTATGATGTTCCGGATGCAGCTTTTAAACCTTCTATCAAAAAGCTAGGCAGCCCCGGAATAGTGGGAGCAATTTATAGAGAATTTTGA
- a CDS encoding PAS domain-containing protein, whose amino-acid sequence MKPALNLYAPIAEAIAALLFPNAEVVLHNLKTGCIEGIFNNFSKRKIGDDSLLDEMGELDSQDFFEPYFKTNWDGRRIKSVTAVLKNESKKPIGLLCINLDISKWNEMHQFILEMIKPATEMPDFLFKNDWREKINIYVSTYLKQHALRLESLSKPEKQQLLIALYKEGAFDTKNAASYIAEVLQISRATVYNYLKECNLTPTNE is encoded by the coding sequence ATGAAGCCCGCCTTAAACCTATATGCCCCTATTGCTGAAGCTATCGCAGCCCTTCTTTTTCCCAATGCGGAAGTTGTACTCCATAACCTGAAAACCGGATGCATCGAAGGAATTTTCAATAATTTTTCAAAACGCAAAATAGGGGATGACTCTCTTTTGGATGAAATGGGTGAGTTGGATTCCCAAGATTTCTTCGAACCCTATTTCAAAACGAATTGGGATGGCAGAAGAATTAAGTCTGTCACCGCGGTCCTTAAAAATGAGTCAAAAAAGCCCATAGGTCTCTTGTGCATCAATCTGGATATATCTAAATGGAATGAAATGCATCAATTCATCCTAGAGATGATCAAGCCTGCCACGGAAATGCCGGACTTCCTTTTCAAAAATGATTGGCGTGAGAAAATCAACATTTATGTGTCTACCTATTTGAAACAGCATGCTTTGCGGTTGGAGTCTTTAAGCAAACCGGAGAAGCAGCAGCTTCTCATCGCCCTTTATAAGGAGGGCGCATTCGATACTAAAAACGCTGCCTCCTATATTGCCGAAGTCCTGCAGATATCACGTGCTACTGTCTATAATTACTTGAAGGAGTGCAATCTCACTCCTACTAACGAATAG
- a CDS encoding pyridoxal-phosphate dependent enzyme, whose product MKQLIEQATLFLQDKIRRTPTEHSPELSRLLGQPAYLKLECLQVTGSFKPRGAYFYLSTLTPHERKQGVAACSAGNHGLGVAYAAKAMEIPCTIFVPKSVDQAKYDKLLELGARVIKSEYIGYDDTLDWGIQEAAKLKLQMVTAFDDERIMAANGGTLAVEVLAQVPDATHFVLPVGGGGIAAGFSWHMKSINPDAKIVASILEESPALKLSLEQGKAVTYMPSIETLAGGLEGGMGVNCFDILKTRVDHLALIKESELKSAICWFLEYHQYLIEPSSAVALAACLFGHIQPKGPIVIVLTGRNVSYSSLQHIVGS is encoded by the coding sequence ATGAAACAACTCATCGAGCAAGCCACCCTCTTTCTACAAGATAAAATAAGGAGGACCCCCACAGAACATTCTCCCGAACTATCAAGGCTCTTAGGTCAGCCTGCCTATTTGAAACTGGAATGTTTGCAGGTTACCGGTTCTTTCAAACCTAGGGGAGCGTACTTCTATCTTTCTACTCTTACCCCCCACGAAAGAAAACAGGGTGTAGCAGCCTGCTCCGCAGGAAACCACGGTCTTGGCGTTGCCTATGCGGCCAAAGCTATGGAGATTCCTTGTACTATATTTGTACCGAAAAGTGTAGACCAAGCCAAGTATGATAAACTGCTTGAACTAGGTGCAAGAGTTATAAAGTCAGAATATATTGGTTATGATGATACTTTGGACTGGGGAATACAGGAGGCTGCTAAGCTTAAGCTGCAAATGGTTACGGCTTTTGATGATGAAAGAATAATGGCGGCCAATGGGGGTACTCTTGCAGTCGAGGTATTAGCTCAAGTTCCCGATGCAACACATTTCGTTCTCCCAGTCGGTGGAGGAGGCATAGCCGCAGGGTTTTCATGGCATATGAAGTCAATAAATCCGGACGCTAAGATCGTCGCAAGCATACTGGAAGAGTCCCCTGCCCTAAAACTTTCCTTAGAGCAAGGCAAAGCCGTCACATACATGCCGTCTATTGAAACACTGGCTGGAGGCCTTGAAGGGGGTATGGGGGTAAATTGCTTTGATATTTTGAAAACACGGGTAGATCACCTAGCCCTTATCAAAGAGTCAGAGCTTAAATCTGCCATTTGCTGGTTTTTAGAGTATCATCAATACCTTATAGAACCTTCATCGGCTGTGGCTTTGGCTGCCTGTCTCTTTGGACACATACAGCCAAAAGGTCCTATAGTCATAGTTCTCACAGGTCGAAATGTAAGTTATTCCTCTCTTCAACATATCGTAGGATCTTAA
- a CDS encoding deaminase: protein MKILSRQQIEPLIAFSEIVAAIEQGFMAYSKGECVIPPVASLHFESPPGECHIKYGYSKNGKYYVVKIASGFKGNFKLGLPTGNGLMLLFDKHTGKSLAILLDEGYLTELRTAAAGCVAAKYLAPKNISCVGIVGTGAQAFYQLQLLSHATQCRKVMVWGRNDAKVNKFIQHPALSDWNISPAASLDTLTLNCNLIVTTTSSTEPLLFADQIRPGTHITAVGADDSGKQELDPSLFSITDRIIVDSRSQCEKIGDTSYAFKKGILNHDRMIELGQVISQPSLGRTSEEQITIADLTGVAIQDLQIATFIYEKFQNNNHLSK, encoded by the coding sequence ATGAAAATCCTTTCTCGTCAGCAAATAGAGCCTCTAATTGCATTCTCGGAAATTGTAGCAGCAATAGAACAGGGTTTTATGGCCTACAGTAAAGGGGAGTGCGTGATACCTCCCGTTGCTTCTTTGCATTTTGAATCACCGCCAGGTGAATGCCATATTAAATATGGTTATTCAAAAAATGGGAAATATTACGTCGTCAAAATTGCCTCCGGTTTTAAGGGTAACTTCAAGCTAGGCTTGCCGACAGGTAATGGCCTTATGCTATTGTTTGATAAGCACACAGGCAAATCCCTAGCGATCCTGTTGGATGAGGGATATTTGACAGAGTTGCGTACTGCTGCTGCCGGATGTGTTGCTGCAAAATATCTCGCCCCAAAAAATATTTCTTGCGTAGGAATCGTGGGAACCGGTGCGCAAGCGTTTTACCAATTACAGCTGCTATCTCATGCAACACAATGCCGGAAGGTGATGGTCTGGGGGCGTAATGACGCTAAGGTAAATAAGTTTATTCAACACCCTGCACTGTCCGACTGGAATATATCTCCGGCCGCGAGTTTAGATACGCTTACACTGAACTGCAACCTTATCGTAACGACGACATCTTCTACAGAGCCCTTACTTTTTGCCGATCAGATCCGTCCTGGTACGCATATTACTGCGGTAGGGGCAGATGATAGCGGCAAACAAGAGCTGGATCCGTCCCTGTTCTCTATTACAGACCGCATTATTGTAGATAGCCGAAGCCAATGTGAAAAAATTGGAGACACTTCTTATGCATTCAAAAAAGGGATTCTAAACCACGATAGGATGATTGAATTAGGACAGGTAATATCCCAGCCTTCTCTAGGAAGAACATCAGAAGAACAAATCACTATTGCAGACTTAACAGGCGTAGCAATACAAGACCTACAAATTGCAACCTTCATTTATGAAAAGTTCCAAAATAACAATCACTTGTCAAAATAA
- a CDS encoding HAD-IA family hydrolase, which translates to MSAAPQAVIFDFGGVMTGEVQREIVVQFLRSTLNLSAKEYEKAVEEKRAALIKGPSDEGYWLDYAQRKGIALSPQWSEQFKQAMKEALGIDASMFVLVEELKQKQLTVGLLSNIDKRLSLIVRELGLYEPFNPCLLSWEIGVEKPNPQAYHFLLDHLKLPASEVIFVDDRLENVTAAQKAGIDAIWFKSPLQLRFELRQRGVF; encoded by the coding sequence TTGTCCGCAGCTCCCCAAGCCGTTATTTTTGATTTTGGCGGGGTGATGACGGGCGAAGTGCAGCGCGAGATCGTCGTTCAATTTCTACGCAGCACATTAAACTTATCAGCAAAAGAGTATGAGAAAGCGGTAGAGGAAAAACGAGCCGCTCTCATCAAAGGTCCATCAGATGAAGGATATTGGTTAGATTATGCCCAAAGAAAAGGCATTGCTCTCTCTCCTCAGTGGTCAGAACAGTTCAAACAAGCAATGAAAGAAGCATTAGGCATTGATGCCTCCATGTTTGTGTTGGTGGAAGAGTTAAAACAAAAACAACTTACTGTGGGCCTTCTTTCCAATATTGATAAACGCCTTTCACTTATCGTTAGAGAGCTAGGATTATATGAACCATTTAATCCTTGTTTACTTTCATGGGAAATAGGGGTCGAGAAGCCCAATCCACAAGCATACCATTTCTTATTGGACCATCTTAAGCTCCCTGCATCCGAAGTAATCTTCGTAGATGACAGGCTAGAAAACGTAACTGCCGCCCAAAAGGCCGGTATTGACGCAATTTGGTTCAAATCACCTTTGCAATTACGTTTCGAATTACGACAAAGAGGGGTGTTCTAA
- a CDS encoding UbiD family decarboxylase, with protein sequence MPYQDFREFIAALREKGELLTVDRPVALELEIGKALRKSAAISGPAIQFNNNGTSFPLIGGVYNSRSKALLAFQSTEETLFDNILAGLEKPIPPVTISNAPVQENTITAENVDLSKLPIPKYSPLDGGAYITPGIIVSNDPESGIPDVGNYRFQVIDNKTLSFLAQPNHRLGKHIARARTKGLKTYSAALVIGVDPILAYTCQFQLTDKTNDFEVAGGLRRAPVELVKCKTIDVLVPAYAEFVLELEIDLTQNVYEGPLGEYTGYYTPGSDKPVTRIKAITHRNKPYFQALLTGVPPTENHILKQIPFEASFFNNMYKNFPTLKRVAIPPSGGVSFYIVMAIEPRFAGEARQAILAAMASNLRPKIVVTVNPDIDIHNPTEVEWAMSFRMQPEKDVMILNDLPAGPLDPSISDDISLEGRMGSSIGIDATYPFGSIINADAPADKSKCGSGLYFKVAEVPGWQDYDFPELTKKN encoded by the coding sequence ATGCCCTACCAAGATTTCAGAGAATTTATCGCCGCACTCCGAGAAAAAGGTGAACTTCTCACCGTCGACCGTCCGGTAGCCCTCGAGCTTGAAATAGGCAAAGCTCTGCGAAAAAGCGCTGCCATCTCCGGACCCGCCATACAATTTAACAATAATGGAACATCCTTTCCATTGATCGGAGGAGTTTATAATTCACGCTCTAAGGCATTGCTTGCCTTTCAGTCTACAGAAGAGACCCTTTTTGATAATATTCTTGCCGGACTAGAAAAACCTATCCCTCCCGTTACCATCTCCAATGCTCCCGTTCAAGAAAATACAATAACGGCAGAAAACGTAGATCTATCAAAACTTCCCATCCCGAAATATAGCCCATTAGACGGGGGGGCATATATTACTCCCGGCATTATCGTGAGTAATGATCCTGAAAGTGGAATCCCGGATGTAGGTAACTACCGTTTTCAGGTCATCGACAATAAAACACTCTCGTTTTTAGCTCAGCCTAATCACCGATTAGGAAAACATATCGCTAGAGCAAGAACGAAGGGGCTTAAAACCTACAGCGCTGCTCTCGTGATAGGCGTAGATCCTATCCTAGCCTATACATGCCAATTCCAACTCACCGATAAGACCAACGACTTTGAAGTTGCCGGAGGTCTACGAAGAGCCCCTGTTGAACTAGTAAAATGTAAAACAATCGATGTGTTGGTTCCTGCATATGCTGAATTTGTCCTGGAGCTGGAAATAGACCTCACCCAAAATGTTTATGAAGGCCCTTTAGGGGAATACACCGGCTATTATACCCCCGGATCAGACAAGCCTGTCACGCGTATCAAAGCCATCACACATAGGAACAAGCCCTATTTTCAAGCTTTGCTTACAGGCGTCCCTCCTACGGAAAACCACATTCTAAAGCAAATACCCTTCGAAGCTTCTTTCTTTAACAATATGTATAAAAATTTTCCTACACTTAAGCGTGTAGCAATTCCTCCTTCCGGAGGGGTTTCTTTCTACATAGTCATGGCTATAGAACCTCGCTTTGCAGGGGAGGCCCGTCAAGCTATTCTAGCAGCAATGGCGAGTAATCTTCGTCCTAAGATCGTCGTGACTGTAAACCCTGATATCGATATCCATAATCCTACTGAAGTAGAATGGGCGATGTCTTTTAGGATGCAGCCTGAAAAGGATGTAATGATCTTAAACGATCTGCCCGCCGGTCCTTTAGACCCCTCGATATCTGACGATATCTCTTTGGAAGGACGTATGGGATCCTCTATCGGAATCGATGCAACGTATCCTTTCGGCTCCATTATTAATGCAGACGCCCCTGCTGATAAGTCAAAATGCGGCAGCGGATTATATTTCAAGGTTGCGGAAGTTCCCGGCTGGCAAGACTATGATTTTCCGGAACTGACGAAAAAAAACTAA
- a CDS encoding FAD-binding oxidoreductase, with protein MDWETLRKSIKGTVVTSNTPEFSSVRESMVWNNIKPDRTPDVIVTVKDEKDVIEAVNFARDSGLKVVVHGGGHTWCGLALRNGGMTIDLSELNESTIDKEAEKAVIQPVISNRELAHRLGEYGLAFPIGHCPTVKAGGYLLNGGMSWNLSEWGPACRSVEAIEFVTADGKLIKASSEEYADLFWAARGCGPGMFAVAVRFHLKCYPLPQAIQCSNYYYSLDDLKPVVEEVVALGWTMPAFVELSIFLIQAPHELKDRCKKHNGMLCMITAVAFSNTHEEGIAALNILEKGEQVAKCLSKTIHVPTDFAELAEASGATWPENHRNLCENQGSKANPVDILMALRDKIAEAPSSKSVIVFCQSTGKHNLIRPQDDVALSMDAQSYGGIWSIWENAKDDAANLQWHNQCVDILKQFTNSHYIGETDIVQDNARVKRSYSPEKWQKLEHIRAKYDPEGVFFGFLGGIEPSK; from the coding sequence ATGGATTGGGAAACATTACGCAAGAGTATTAAAGGAACTGTGGTTACTTCTAATACTCCCGAATTCTCATCCGTCAGGGAGTCCATGGTTTGGAATAACATCAAACCTGACAGAACCCCTGATGTCATCGTTACGGTCAAAGACGAAAAGGATGTCATCGAAGCCGTTAATTTTGCCCGAGACAGCGGTTTGAAAGTTGTTGTTCATGGGGGAGGACACACTTGGTGCGGTCTAGCCCTGCGCAATGGGGGCATGACGATAGACCTTTCAGAACTCAATGAATCTACAATAGATAAAGAAGCCGAAAAAGCTGTCATCCAACCGGTGATAAGCAACCGTGAGCTTGCCCACAGATTAGGTGAATACGGCCTTGCATTCCCTATTGGACACTGCCCCACCGTTAAAGCGGGAGGTTATCTTCTAAATGGCGGCATGTCGTGGAACTTAAGCGAATGGGGCCCTGCATGCAGAAGTGTAGAAGCGATTGAGTTTGTCACTGCAGATGGCAAGCTGATCAAGGCATCTTCAGAAGAATATGCAGATCTATTCTGGGCCGCTAGAGGCTGTGGGCCAGGCATGTTTGCTGTGGCAGTACGGTTTCATCTTAAGTGCTATCCCCTACCGCAAGCAATACAGTGCAGCAACTATTATTATTCCTTGGATGACTTAAAACCTGTGGTGGAAGAGGTCGTTGCATTGGGGTGGACAATGCCGGCATTTGTAGAACTCTCAATATTTTTGATCCAGGCACCACATGAGCTTAAGGATAGATGTAAAAAGCACAATGGGATGCTCTGTATGATCACTGCCGTGGCATTTTCTAATACACACGAAGAGGGCATTGCGGCGCTAAATATCCTTGAGAAAGGCGAGCAAGTGGCAAAGTGTTTGTCCAAAACCATCCATGTGCCGACGGATTTCGCAGAGTTAGCAGAAGCTTCCGGAGCAACCTGGCCGGAAAACCATCGCAATTTATGCGAGAATCAGGGCTCTAAAGCCAATCCTGTAGATATTCTGATGGCTTTGCGAGATAAAATCGCAGAAGCACCCTCTTCTAAGTCAGTGATCGTATTTTGCCAGAGTACTGGAAAACATAATCTAATCCGTCCACAGGATGATGTGGCCCTGTCTATGGATGCGCAATCGTATGGGGGCATCTGGTCTATTTGGGAAAACGCGAAAGATGACGCAGCCAATCTACAATGGCATAACCAATGTGTAGATATTCTGAAACAGTTTACAAACAGTCATTACATCGGCGAAACAGATATCGTGCAGGATAACGCTCGTGTAAAAAGGTCCTATAGCCCCGAGAAATGGCAGAAACTCGAACATATTAGAGCTAAATATGATCCTGAAGGAGTTTTCTTTGGTTTTCTAGGCGGTATCGAACCCTCGAAATAG